The window CAAGGGAAGGCAAGTGGATCAGCAGGTACGGACCCTGATGATCGCCGAACTGTTGCGAAAGCTGATGGAAGAGCGGATGTTGGTCGGTTTTATCGATCAATGGCCAGACCGCGCCACGGAGGCGGAGATAGATAAAGTGCTAGAGGAACGGCGGGAAATGATCAAAACCAAGGATCCCATGGCCGATTTGGATAAAATCCTGCAAAAGGCGGGTATGACGTTGGCGCAATACCGTCGGCGGCTATTTTGGGAAACCAGTTGGAGCAAGTACGTTGCCCAAAAAACCACCCGTGAGGCCCTGGAGAAGTATTTTGAGGATCACCATCAGGAATTTGACGGCTCGCAAATTCGCGTGCGGCATGTGCTTTTTCGCCCGGTAAAAAACCTGGATGAACGGGAATTTCAACGCCTCTACGACCGGGCGTTGGCCGTTTATCAGCAAATCCAGGCCAAGGAACTGACCTTTGATCAGGCTGTCGAAAAATACTCCAACGGTCCCAGCCGCCTGCAAAACGGCGATTTGGGCTGGATAGAACGGAGCGGCCCGATGCTCGAGGAGTTTTCCAAACCCGCGTTTGGACTAAAAATGAACGAAGTCAGCGAGCCGATCCTGACCCAATTTGGCGTGCATTTGATCATGGTGACCGAAACCCGGGGCGAAAATCTAAAAAAATTTGACGATGTGCTGGATAAAGTGCAGGTCGCCTATTCGCAAATGATCATGAGCCAGGCCACCGAAGAATTTCGTGCCGCGGCCAAAGTGGAAATCAGCCCCTACATTCCCCACTATGAATGGGGGACTAAAAAACTGCACATTCCCGACCCCAAATTGCTTCAGAAAACTGGTAAATAGCCCACCTACAAAGGGCTGGGCCAGCGGTGGAATTACCGCGCGGGCCGTGGCCCCCCCTGTTAGTGGCTCCCGCGGATTCGCGTATGGCACATATCTTGATAGTCGAGGACGATCCCCATATTGCCCGCGCGCTCAAGCTGAACCTGGAGGCGGAAGGATACGACGCCAGTATTTCCGCTGACGGCCAAACCGCGCTCGCGTTGCTGGGCGAGTCGTCCACCACGATTGATTTGGTGATTTTGGATCTCATGCTTCCCGGCCTAAGCGGGTATGCCGTCTGCGAATCGCTACGTAATCGGCAGTGCGAGATACCAATCGTGATTTTAAGCGCCCGGACACTGACCGAGGACCGCGTGCGGGGGTTTGACTCGGGGGCGGATGTGTATTTACACAAACCGTTTGACCTGGAGGAATTGCTAAGCGTGGTGCGAAATTTGCTTAACCGGCGCTCCCGGGGGCGAATTGACGCCGAACAAAAGACCACTGGCAAGGGGGCGACTTATGCCTTTGGCGATGCCAGCGTGAACTTTGACACTTATGAAGTCACCGTCCACGGAAAGCTGGTCCGGCTGACCACCCTGGAAATCAAGCTCCTGCGATACTTTATCGAGCACGAGGGGATGGTGGTTTCTCGTTCGGAACTTCTGGAAGAAGTGTGGGGGCTGGCCCACACCCCCACGACCCGCACGGTGGATAATTTTATTTTGAATTTACGAAAGACGTTCGAGCAGGATCCGGCGAATCCGCGGCATTTTTTGAGTATTCGGGGCACAGGTTATCGTTTTGTGGCCCGACCCCAGACAGATCCCCCGACGGGCGACGGCTAAAAACAGCACAAGCGGGTACGCTCTTGCACCCTCTTCCGCCTGTGCGATCGGGGCCATAACGATTGGCGGCACCGGCCCATTCAGTATCGCCATTTATTTAGTCCAACAAAAAAATCGCATTTTATATTCACGGTCAAGAATCGCGCCTGTTGACTCGATAGAAATAGGGAACCACCCGCAACCGCCAACACTCGACTTCACGGGTCAGACAAAGCTATACAGGTGGCATATATCCCCGGCGATTCAACCGAACTCCGGGGCTGGCGGCCTTGGTGACTAACGGCGCTGGTTGTGTAGCTTCCAACCAGTAGGACTATGGGGGTCCCGCCCTTATTCCACCACGGCTCGTCCTCCCTGGATTCGGTTTTTTCAAAGTTTCCGCAGGTTTCCGCCCGTTTCATCACCACACCCTAGGTATCCTTGGCTGGGGGAATCTACCGGCGCATTCTTGTCCGAGCTCAAATCAACAGCCGCCTAAGGTTTGGGGGGCTTGCCCGATGGCCGGAACGGCGCGCGAGGCTGTATCAAGATAACGCCAGATAGCCCGGGGATAGCGGGCGCAATAAAAAACCGCCGGGTTGTGCCAGCCCGGCGGTATCGCGATTCTTGACTTCAAACTTTGTCCACTAGATTAGCGGAACAAGAACAGGGCCGCCAATAAGGAGCAACCCAGGACGACATTTTTACGCAAGTCGTGTTTGCGGGATAATTTTCCAAACAACATAAGCACACCTACCGTGGATAGGAAGATGCCCCCCATTAAAACGCTGCTGACTTCGGGAATGATGACTTGGTTATAAAATTGGAAGAATTCACCCAAGTGGGCGGAACCGGATGCTCCCCCTGTGACGGAGATCGCCTTGCGAACAAAGACCGACGAACTAGGTGTAGTCAAGGCTGTGGTTTGCTCTAAATCGCCAAGCGGGCTATTTTGCTGCTTTGAAACGCTAAGGCTACCTAGGATCGGGGAATTCGGCGAGGAGTTGGCAAAAATCGTCTCTGCGATATTGACAATGCCATTTCCCGTGGCGGAGGCACCGCTCATCACCATCCCGACACCCGCTCCGCCAATCACCATTTGCTGGGAGGGAGGAAGCATTGGATCCGGGATAACCGAAACCTTAAAGGTCAGGTTGGCGTTGGTTGTCGCGCCGGACCCGGCGTTCATCGACATCAAGAAACGCAACCCGTATTCCCCTGTCATGCTATCCTGGCCCCCTTGGACAAGGAATGTGCTCAAGCTTTGGGGAATGGAGCCGCCAAAAGCGATCCCATCCAAGGCAAACATGCTAAAGAGCTTGTCCCCGGCAATCAATTGCCCATTCGGCAAATTGCTGAGGGCCACGGGATCGCCCGTGAGGGAAACAAATGCTGCTGGGGCATTTTGTAGCGGCATACAAACCGCAAATGCCAGGGCCGTTAAACAAACCGCCCAAATTCGACGTAGTCGTCGCATAGGATGAGTCCTTAGGTGCAAACACGTGTGTAGTTTCTCGCAGACAACAGGTTGCCGCGACCATGATGGCTCTAAAACCTTGCCGGACAAACGGAGTTTTGCCCGACGATTTCCCCCCAGCCCGCCGAATGGCGCGGCTTCTCCCGTCTTTCAAACCACCATGGCCGATGACCACATCCCACCCGGGGGAAGAGGCTGGCGAATACCGGGTAAACCGGCAATCGACAACGACCAACGATAGCTCTGACAGACCCCTTACCAGCTCCAACGCTTGTTCCGGCGACGATGAATTCCGTTCATGCTGACCGGGCGCTTCTTAGTGCGAAAATCTTGCTTACGAGAGCCTTGCGGGGCTTCGTTGGACTTTTCGCGGACCCGCATCGAGCGATAATCCAGATCGTTGCCTTCGTCTTCGTGAATCCAAGTGTTAGGAGCGTTCATGAGTCTGTCCTCTAGGTAAAAAGTGCTTCAACCCAACTAATGATTGACCGCTTAAAATCCAAACCATCGTTAAAACGCGTCGCGTTGTACTATCCTTAAACCGTTGTCGGCGAATGCCTGGCGGCAATTTGCAGGGCTTGCTCACACAACTCGGTGTAATTCGCCTGCAAATCAACCTCGGATAAGTAGGTCCAAACCCCCGCCTGTCTGGCCCATAGTTCAATCTGCGGATCCGACTGGGAAGCTCCCACAATGAGCAACACCCCCCCGATCCACGTCATGTGTTCCACTAACTGCCGCACTCCGCTCGCCGCGGAATCTTCCCCGGGCAAATGCAGAAAAGCCATTCTCACGGGATTGCGGCATAAAATCTTCAATGCTCCGACCGCGTCCCGTGTAATCCACGGTTGCCAACCAGCCCGCTTCGCCCCGGCTGCAAACTCGGTGGATAACCTTTCGTCATGACTCATGACCAAACACGGCCAGTGGGAATTGCCTTGCATTGTTATTCCACTAGTCGTTTGCTGATCTGTCTGACGCGGTTGGTCCGTGATGTTTGTCTGCGTGGCGTTCGGCCCATCGCCAGGTAAAGCGACGTTGTTCGGCAAAACCATTGCGCTGGGTGACATCCTGAATCAGTCGTTGTGCATCTGTGATTGTTGGCCCGTAATCCAATTCCAACCCGCAATCAAAATCCACACTCTCTCTGCGCAGAATCCAATTGCTTTCTGACGCACTGTTACAAAGCAATTGATATGCCATGAGCCGCATGACCTTAAAAGCTATTCTTTAACCACAAGCGCAATAACGGTTTACAGAATTTAATAACCACCCATGCGGCACTAAATTGGATTTATGAGAATTCACCCAAATGGTGATTCCATTACCGCCGAAGAGCCTAGATTGGCCGTATAATGCGGCACTTTAGCTACGATTCACCAATTTAGTGACAGCTCACCAAAACAGTGATTTTCACAACTTAGCCTGCTAGCAAGGACAAATTATCCCAAATGGCCCAGCCAGGGATCTTGTTATTATGAGTAACGTTTATCCCTTTAGTTTTGTCATAGCTAGGGGTAAAAATCGCGCAGAACCACCGGTGGGAATCAGTCCGTGGATTTTCGCTTCAACCATATTCAATCGTCATGCGGCGAATCGCGTTGACAGCGTACCTGATTTCTACGCCCAGCAGGTTCCGTGGGTTCTGCCTAAGCCACGATGCTCCCGCCAACAGGGGGGCCCGGGTAGTACCGCCAGCGCGAGAATGCCACTGACGCGCAAAGAGAGCTAGCTAACCCAGCGGCGGGGCGTTCTCCACTGCCGCTAAACCCCGTAAAAATGTTTGCGCTTGCTCAAAAGAGGCTTGCAAATTCAAAAACTTTTGCCGGTCTCCTCCTTTATCGGGGTGCAATTTCTTTACCTTTTCACGATAAGCTTTTAATAAATCTTCCTCGCTGCAGGGCAATCGCAGTCCAAAGGTCAATAAACAGGGAGGCGTTTTTTGCCTGGCCCAGGCTGGAATTTGCGGCAAATAATTGCTCACCACAATCATCACCCGCCGCGCTGCGAGCCACCAGGCCCGCAAATCAAAAAACATGAGCACATAACCGCTTCCCACCAAGCTTAACAGCACAGTGAAAAATACAATCAACACCCAGCGGTCAAAATCGTCCGGCCAGCGATTCATGGCAAAAAAGCTCATAGCAAATCCGACGCCCAACTTTCAATAATAAATCTCAAGCCGTTCCGGCGGCTCCCCGCACAAGTTTGAGCAAACTGATTTCCGGAGGGGCGTTCCACCGCAGGGCTAATTCCGCCGAAAGCCCGCGGCTGACATGCATCACGCACCCTCCTTGAAAAAACGTACCGCCCGCATAGCGTACCCCATGATAGCTGGGGGCAAAGATCGGCCCAATCCCTGGCAGGGCTATCTGGCCACCGTGGGTGTGGCCAGCCAACATGAGGGGAAAATTCCACCGTTGAGCGTAGCCAAATTGATCCGGTGTATGCGCTAACAAGACGCGAAAATATGGTTTTCCCCGCCATTCCACCGGGGCATGCCGCAGGTCGGCCGCTGGACCCAACCAGGGAAGTTCGTTACCGGCTAATAAGAGCGGCCAACCACGCGGATAGGCAAATTTCCAACCTCCCCCCACATCCTGAATTCCCACATCGGCCAAGACCCGGTGAATGCGGCCCAGATTGTGGGTGCGGGAATCGTGATTTCCCAGAATGTAATAAATGCCATGTTCCGCCCGCAAATTTCCCACTGTTTCCGGCAGCCAATCAATGCAATCCGCGGCATCGACTAGGTCTCCGGTAATGGCAATTAATTCCGGTTGCAAGTCCGCCACATGTTGAAGTGCTAACTGAAAATAACGTTGAGAGATGTGGCCGGTAAAATGCATATCCGACAGATGCACGATCCGCAAACCGTCCAACTCCGGCGGTAACTGGGGAATCGGCAATTCGTGCTGCTCCACGTGTAAACGCAAAACCTCATTTCCCGGCCAAAATTGGCATAGTTTGGCGAACCAGCCCACGCATAATGGCTGATCCGCCTGG of the Pirellulales bacterium genome contains:
- a CDS encoding peptidylprolyl isomerase, which produces MLLTCNFFRTRGASLARSVITSWCLLFCLWAVWGYRAAAQAVGDPPAASPPSPTSPAQPRPDQIIVAKINELPIFMADVEQALERHLKGRQVDQQVRTLMIAELLRKLMEERMLVGFIDQWPDRATEAEIDKVLEERREMIKTKDPMADLDKILQKAGMTLAQYRRRLFWETSWSKYVAQKTTREALEKYFEDHHQEFDGSQIRVRHVLFRPVKNLDEREFQRLYDRALAVYQQIQAKELTFDQAVEKYSNGPSRLQNGDLGWIERSGPMLEEFSKPAFGLKMNEVSEPILTQFGVHLIMVTETRGENLKKFDDVLDKVQVAYSQMIMSQATEEFRAAAKVEISPYIPHYEWGTKKLHIPDPKLLQKTGK
- a CDS encoding response regulator transcription factor codes for the protein MAHILIVEDDPHIARALKLNLEAEGYDASISADGQTALALLGESSTTIDLVILDLMLPGLSGYAVCESLRNRQCEIPIVILSARTLTEDRVRGFDSGADVYLHKPFDLEELLSVVRNLLNRRSRGRIDAEQKTTGKGATYAFGDASVNFDTYEVTVHGKLVRLTTLEIKLLRYFIEHEGMVVSRSELLEEVWGLAHTPTTRTVDNFILNLRKTFEQDPANPRHFLSIRGTGYRFVARPQTDPPTGDG
- a CDS encoding J domain-containing protein, with amino-acid sequence MSFFAMNRWPDDFDRWVLIVFFTVLLSLVGSGYVLMFFDLRAWWLAARRVMIVVSNYLPQIPAWARQKTPPCLLTFGLRLPCSEEDLLKAYREKVKKLHPDKGGDRQKFLNLQASFEQAQTFLRGLAAVENAPPLG
- a CDS encoding metallophosphoesterase, which codes for MSLLLAAIFWSWSLAGHWALCAALVNRIHAIGMPRWIVKSCSLVGLILMPVGLMYWLFIGWRTQAMLFASQAQPLTSIWQFWREEFPLWQIYSCVLLPWMAFVAVIWARRKYPGDPVAFTHHSTVKKLNVADQADQPLCVGWFAKLCQFWPGNEVLRLHVEQHELPIPQLPPELDGLRIVHLSDMHFTGHISQRYFQLALQHVADLQPELIAITGDLVDAADCIDWLPETVGNLRAEHGIYYILGNHDSRTHNLGRIHRVLADVGIQDVGGGWKFAYPRGWPLLLAGNELPWLGPAADLRHAPVEWRGKPYFRVLLAHTPDQFGYAQRWNFPLMLAGHTHGGQIALPGIGPIFAPSYHGVRYAGGTFFQGGCVMHVSRGLSAELALRWNAPPEISLLKLVRGAAGTA